CAACGGCGAAACCGGCATGCCGCCGTCGTTCTCTTCCATTCGTAAAGAATCACTTTCTTGAAGGAGTATCCCGATGGACAACCCCGAAGCAAAGATTGTTGTTGGTGTGGACGGCTCTGATTCCTCGGTGCAGGCGCTGCGCCTCGCGGCACGGCTGGCACCCGCCCTCGATGCCCGGATTCACGCGGTGGCCTGTTGGGACTTCCCGCAGATGTACGCCGGTTATGTTCCGCCCGATTTCGACGCCTTCGAAGCGGACGCAACCCAGACCCTCACTGAGGCGATCGGTAAAGCATTCGGCCCCGACACCCCTGCCAACATGACTCATGAGCTGGTTCGTGGTCCCGCGCCGGCCAAGCTCGTCGAAGCAGCGGCAGGCGCCGCAATGCTGGTGGTCGGCCGCCGCGGCCACGGTGGAATCATGGGCATGCATCTGGGGTCTGTCAGCTCAGCCTGTGTTTCACATGCTGCCTGCCCGGTCCTGGTGATCCACTCTGATGGCCGCTACGCCCCGCACCACCTCGGACGGGACCTCCGGGCCGAGGGCGAAAACACGCCCGCGGTGTAGTTCACTGAGCTATTCCGCTCCGGCCGAAAAAGAAGCTGAACCTACGACGGCGGCGCCCCGGCTTCCTGCCTATGGAACCAGCGGTGCCGTCGTCGGACGTAGCACCGTCGGACCTAAAACCCGGCATTGACCGCAATGGACCGCGGGCTTACGTTTGTGGATAACCGGACCCGTTGAAGTGCCCGGTTCCGGGCTGCCCTGCTGCGGCCCTGCAGTCATAAAGCACGCCACTGCAGACCGTGCGGCCAGACCGCACCGCTGCCTCTGGTGCACCGGTCTCCAACTTTCACATCGGGCAGAGCCAGCTGGCGGGGTGCGCGCCTAAACACCTCAGCATCTTTGCGCTTTGGAGTTCACCATGAACAACAACTCATTCTTGTCATTGCAGGAAAAAGTGCGCGGTTCCGTCTCGACAGCGGACAGCCCCGATTACGACACCGCCCGGGCTGTGTACAACGGAATGATCAATAAGCGTCCCGCGGGGATCCTTCAGGTTTCCCAGGTGGCCGACGTGATCACGGCAGTGAATTTCGCCCGGGACGAGGGGATGGACATCGCCCTGCGCGGTGGCGGCCACAGCGCCCCCGGGTTCGGCACCTGCGACGGCGGCCTGGTGCTTGACTTCTCTAACCGCCGGGGCGTACGTGTAGATCCCGGCACGGCAACGGCTTGGTCGGAAACGGGCGCAACGTGGGCGGATTTCAACCACGCAACCAACGCCTTCGGACTGGCCACCACAGGCGGGATCATCGGTTCCACCGGCGTGGCAGGACTAACTTTGGGTGGCGGCATCGGCTACCTTTCGCGCCAGTACGGCCTGTCTTGCGACAACTTGAAATCGGCCGACGTTATCACCGCAGACGGGCGATTCCGGCATGCCAGCGCCACGGAAAACGACGATCTCTTCTGGGCCCTCCGCGGCGGAACCGGAAACTTCGGCGTGGTGACCTCCCTGGAGTTCGCCCTTCATCCTGTGGATGTCGTCTACGGCGGCGTGATTATCTACCTGCTCGAGCACGCAGAGGCCGTGGGCCAGTTGTACCGGGACACCATCGCCAAGGCTCCGGAGGAACTGGGCGTTTTCCTGGGTGTCCACCAGGGTCCGCCGGTTCCCTTCCTGCCGGAGGAATACCATGGGCGTCCGGTGGTGGTCCTCGTGGGCGCCTGGATGGGAGAACACGATGAGGGGCAGCGGCAGTGGCAGCCGTTCTTTGACGCGGCGCCTGTCGCCGGCTCCTTTGTGGGACCGATCCCCTACCCTGTCCTGAACACCCTCTTCGACCCCATGTTGCCCAAAGGACTCCAGGGCTACTGGAAGGCGGAGTTCCTGCCCGCCATGACTGACGAGGTCATCAAACTGGCGAAGCACCACGGCGAAACTGTCCCGAGCCTGCAGACCGCCAACCACTTCTACCCCATCAACGGCGCAGTTCATCGGGTCCCAAAGGACGCGACGGCCTTCCCGTACCGGGATGTCGATTTCGCCGCCGTGATAGCAGGAATGTGGGAGAACCCTGCCGATAATGACGCGAACATCAGTTGGGTCCGCGAGTACGCAGCCGGACTTAGTGAGCACAGCGCCGGCGGCGCCTACATTAATTTCATGGACACCGACGATCAGTCCCGGACCAAGGAGAACTACTCGGGCAACTACCAGCGGCTGGCCAGCATCAAGGCGAAATACGATCCGGACAACCTGTTCCACGTTAACCAGAACATCAAACCGGCCGCCTGACCCTCCGGGCATCCTGTAACGCAACGCTCCTGCAACCCCTCGTCGCGGGCTGATCCCCTATGCTCAGCAGAGCACGCAGTTCAACGACGAACCACCCGGGAGACACGGCATGACCAACTGGCGGATCAGGGATTTCCATTCAGCGGACCTGGACGGGATCCTGCACCTCTGGGAGACCCTCAAGGCCTCCAACGTGGAGCCCGTTTATGCCCTCTCCGAGGTCCTCGCGTCCTGCGAAAAGGACCATGCAGTGGTGGCGGTCCAGGGCGAGCAGGTGGTGGGCGCCGCCGTCGGACGTGCCGCGCACGATCAGGGCTGGATCGTCTTCCTGGCCACGCTGCCGGAGTACCGCGGCCGGGGCATCGGCACGTCACTGCTCGCCGCCGTCGAAAACCGGATGGCCCCGCATGGCCTCAACAAGCTATCCGCGCTGATGCCCGAGGCCGAAACCCGGGTGGAAGCTTTCCTCAGCCGCGGGTTCGCGCTGAAGAAGAACTTGCGGTACTTCGAGCGGACCATCCCGGTGCAGCGGCAGGAACTTGGCGCACTCGGCCAGCTGGGCGGCCGGGTCCTGGCGCGCGACCTGTGGGAAAACGTGGCGGGCATGCGCAAGGAAAAGGAACTCCTTGAACGGCGCCTGGTCCTGCCGCTCGCGGAGGCGGACCTCGCGGATGAGTACGGTGTGGTGCCACCGCGCGCGGTGGTGTTGTTTGGTCCTCCGGGGACGGGTAAAACCACGTTCGCGAAGGCGATCGCGTCCCGGCTGGAGTGGCCGTTTGTCGAGGTCTTCCCGTCCCGGCTCGCCTCCGATCCCAAGGGCCTGGCGGGTGCGCTGCGTGAGACGTTCCTGGAGATTGCCGAACTGGAGCACTGCGTGGTGTTTATCGACGAAGTGGAGGAGATTGCTTCCCAGCGTTCGGGCGAACCGCCATCGCCGCTGCAGGGCGTCACGAACGAGCTGCTGAAAATCATCCCGGCGTTCCGTGAACAGCCCGGCCGCCTGCTGGTCTGCGCCACCAACTTCATCCGGGCGCTGGACACCGCATTCCTGCGTCACGGCCGGTTCGACTACGTCATTCCCATCGGACTGCCCGACCGTCAGGCCCGTGAAGCCATGTGGCAGCGCTTCATCCCGGCCGCCGTGGTGGACGACGTCGACGTGGAACTCCTCGTGGAGCGCACCGAAGGGTTTTCTCCCGCAGACATTGAGTATGCCGCCCGCAGCGCCTCCCAGCGTGCGCTGGAAAAGGCAGTGTACGACGACGGCGGGGCGGCTTCCGGCGGAAGCGTTTCAGTTCGCGAAGCGGTTCGGAAGGGGCCCTCCACGGAGGATTACCTGGACGCCATCGGGGAAACGCGGACTACGGTTAGCGCCGAGGTCCATCAGGACTTCCTTGAGGACATCGACTCGCTGGGGCGGGTCTAGGCCGGGGCAGGTCTGGGCCGGCGCAGGACTGGGCGGGCGACCACCTGAGCGGTGACTGGGGCAGCCAAAAAGATTTCCAGAATTCTTTTCAGGAAGGGGCTTCAGGGACCTTAAATGTCGTACCCCATCGACATGATGGAAACATGGAAGGCACAGCAGCGGACGCGGCGTTTGATGAGGTAGTGGCTGCCGTTGCCGTGCTGGCCGAACTCCGCCGTCGCCAGCGTGAGGACCCCGCCGGTCCTGATCCGCTGCGCCGGGGTGTGGACGACTCCCTGGACCGCCTGGCCGTCATCTCCCGGCTCGAAGCAAGCACGGCCGCTTTGAAAGTTTTCACCACCACCGAATACGTCGACGGGACCAGGGCACTCACACCCCCTGCCGCGTCCCCGCAGGAGAATACCGCCCACGAAATGGCCGCGATCGCCGAACTCGCCTGCGTCCTGACCGTCAGCGAACCAAACGCCGCGTCCCTGCTGTCCACCTCCCACCGGCTCACCACCACCCTGCCCCTGACCCTGGCCGCCCTGCAGGCAGGAACCATTTCGTGGCAGCACGCCCGGGTCATGGCGGACGAAACCCTCAACCTCGATCACGCCGGCGCCGCCGCCCTCGAAGCCCACTTCCTGGACCCTGACGCACCCAACCCGGCCCGGGGACCGGCCGGTGAGCTGACCCCCGGCCGGTTCCGCGCCAAAGCCCGCACCTGGCGCGAACGCCACCACCCCGACAGCATCGAAAAACGCCACACCAAGAGTGCCTTGGACCGGCGTTTGGAGTACTCTCCGGACCGGGACGGGATGGCCTGGCTCTCGGCCTACCTCCCCGCCATCAAGCCGCCGGGATCCATGACCGCGCCACCACCGCCGCCGGGCAATGCAGGGCCCCACCGAAACCAGGACCCTCACCCAACTCCGCGCCGACACCGTCGCAGCCTGGCTCCTCGGCGGGGAAGCAGACCTGATCCCCTCACCGAAAGCCCAGGTCCTGATCACCGTGCCGGTGTTCGCGCTGATGGGACTGACCGACGAGCCCGCCATGTTGGACGGGTACGGGCCATCCCACCATCCATGGCCCGCACCCTCATCGCCGACGGTGCAGAGTCCTTCCACCGCGTCCTGACCGACCCCCGCAACGGCGCACCGCTGGAAATCGGCCGGACCAGCTACCGGGTCCCCAAAGCCATGCGGCAATGGCTGCGCCTGCGGGACGGCAAATGCCCATTCCCCGGCTGTAACAACCAATCCCTGGACAACGACGCCGACCACATCCTCGCCTGGGCCAACGCCGGAACCACCGGCATCACCAACCTCGCCCAACCATGCCGCAAATACCACCGGCTCAAACACACCTCACCCTGGACACCCACACCGGCGAGCGCCACCGAACCTCCCGGCTGGATTTCCCCCACCGGCCGCCACTACCAAAGCGAACACCCCGACTGGGAACCACCAACCCCGCCGGACCAAATCGTCGATCAACTCCCCTACCGGCACCCAGTTCCTAAGCCGGACCAGATCGTCGATCAACTCCCCTCTAGGGACCGTGGCACTTCCCTGCCCGAATCCCGGACCGAAAGCCTGCCCGAAATACCAATTCCGGCGAATCCCGACGGCGAGTCGGCGTGGCTGTTGCGGCGTCTTCCCAATAAACCGGTGCCGCTTGGGTTTGCTTCCGTAGCTGACTTTCTCTGGCTGGTTGAACAGCCGCTGGCGGGCAGCGGCGCGCGTTCATCTTCCGGCACCACGGGCTAATTAGGCGGCCCGGCCTAAAATCTCCGTGCTGCCACGCTGTTGGAGCTTTCTTGGCCTGCCCATCGTCATTGATTCCAACCTTCGTTGCTTCCACCCCGGGCCGGCTGCGAGTTTCCATGGGCCATGACCTTCGGCCCTGCAACGGCGCCGCAACAGCTGCCAAGGTGACAACATGGCCGGAAACGTTGAACCGTGGAGGTGTCACGCGTGAACGCCGTCGTCACAACCAACCAAGGGCAGTTGCGCGGAAGCATCACCGGCGGCGTGCACCGGTTCCTTGGCATTGCGTACGCCGCACCCACGTTGGGTGCTAACCGGTTCCGTCCGCCCCAGCCGCTCCAGCCCTGGGATGGAATCCGGGATGCCGACCAGTACGGCGCAGCCCCTTTCCAGCTGGCACCCCCGGAAAGTGCCGGCACGGAGTGGGACACCGGGGTGGGCGGCGCAGACTGCTTGAACCTGAATATCTGGACGCCCGACCCGCGCTCGGCTGGCCTGCCGGTGATGGTGTGGATCCAGGGCGGCGCATTTGAAATCGGCTCAACGGCCGCCTACAACGGGACAAACTTCGCCCGGGACGGCGTGGTGTGTGTGGTGATCAACTGGCGCGTCGGCGCCGACGGTTTCCTGGATCTCGGTGACGGCAACGCCAACGCCGGACTCCTCGACCAGGTTGCGGCCTTGGAATGGGTTCGCGACAACATCACAGCGTTTGGCGGTGATCCGGGCAACGTCACGGTATTTGGCGAATCCGCAGGTGCCATGAGCATCGGGGTCCTTCTCTCCATGCCCGCCGCCGAAGGGTTGTTCCGGCGGGCCATCCTGCAGAGCGGCGCCGCCCACCATGAAATCGACACCTCCACCGCCCAACGGACCGGCGGCCTCCTCGCGGCGTTGCTTGGGGTTCCGGCAACCCGGGACGCGGTAGCAGCCGTGCCCACCCGGCAACTGCTGGCAGCGCAGGCACAATTAAAGGCAGATCTCGCCGCCCGGCCCGATCCGGAACGATGGGGACAAGAAGTTGTGGCCAGCCGGATGCTGTGGCAACCAACCATCGACGGCGCCACGGTTCCGGGACGACCCATCGAACGGATCGCCGCCGGCTCAGGGTCCGCCGTCGATGTCATCGTGGGCACCAACACCGAGGACTGGCAATTGTTCCTCGCGATCACCGGCGTGATCGCCAAGGTCACGGAAGCGGATCTGGCGGACTCCAGGAGTGTGGACGGTTTCCCGCCCTTGTCGGTTTATGGTCTTCCGGCTGGCGTCGCGCTCCGTGAATACCGGTCCCACTACCCCGCAAGTTCCCCGGGCGAGCTGCTGGCCGCTGTGGAAACTGACTGGTGGGTGAGGATTCCCGCGCTGCGCCTGGCGGAAGCCCACGAGGCTGCGGCACTGACCACCGGCGCACGGACGTACATGTACGAGTTCGGGTGGCGCGCCCCCGGCCTCGGCGCAGTCCACGCCGTGGAAGTGCCGTTCGTTTTCGACACCTTGGACGGAGACTCCCGGCTGTTCGGGCCACTCCTGGGGCCAAACCCGCCGCAGCCATTGGCCGATGCCATGCACAGAGCCTGGGTTTCATTCGCCGCCACCGGCGATCCCGGCTGGCCGCTCTATGAGCGCGCCGGCCGGGCCACGATGTTCTTCGACACCAGCTCAGGCGTCATCCATGACCCGCGGGCGTGGGAACGCGGCCTTTGGAAAGACGTCCGCTAGGAATCGTAGGAGAGGTTCTCGTAGTCGGTGTTGTCTTCCTCATCCAGCTGGTCATCCAGTTCTTCCAGCAGCCACGGGTTAACCCTGCCCAGGATCTTCCGGATCTCCTCGGTTTCCACAGCGGCATAAAGTACCGGGCGCGCATCCCGGTACTTGGTGACCGGCGGCTTGTCCGGCCATTTCTCGGCGAGGGCTTTAACGCGTTCGGGCAGGGAATTGTGGGCATTGTCGGCGATCTTCACCAAGGCGGCGTCATGGTCCTCGGCGATGTAGCGGATGCCGGCCTGGTAGTCGTCCGGGTTATCGTGCAGCCGGTTGGTCACCCGTTCAATGATGTCCGCTGCCCGCTCAGAGACGCCCATGTCCAGAAGCGCCTGCCGGGTAATGGGAGTGTCCTCGGCAATGTCGTGAAGGTAACCGGCGATCCGGATGTCGTCGTCGAAATCGGCCAGGGCGTCCCCCACGGCAATGACGTGGTCACGATAGGGCCGTTTGAGCTTGTCCTTCTGCCGGTTGTGGGCAACCTCCGCCAGGACCCTTGCGGTCTCAACAGTAAATCCGGGCGTGGCGCTGTGCTCCGTGGAGTGCTGGTCTGACATAGTCCAAGCCTACGGGCCCTTGCACCCCGCTGCCCCGCCCGGGGGCCAAGAGGCATGCCGGCGCAGCTCCCGGGCCTCTTTTGACGATGTATCCCCCCACTGGCCGTCAGGGTATTTACTTGAATCATGAGGCGTCCGACGGACCCGGCTTCGGGTAACAGACGTCAACAACAGAGAGGAATCGGCTGCTCTGGGATGGGTCCCGCAGCCGCGGGGAAAGGGAACAGAAATGTCCTGGATCAGACCAAGGAAAGGCCATATAGCCCCGGTTCTCGCCGCAGCCTTACTGCTGTGCGTTCCGGCGTGCACGGCGCCCGGCCCAGGCCAGGCGCCCGGCAGCTCCGGTACGTCTTCTCCCCTATCGTCCCCTACGGCCGAAGTTTCGCCGGGCGCCACCGCATCCTCGCCTGAGTCGCCGGTACCTACAGGGTCGCCAAGCCCGGCCGGGAATCTGTCCATTCCGCAGATCGTCAAAAATGTGGAGCCTTCGGTGGTGACGATCACAACCCGGGACGGGATAGGCAGTGGCGTGATTTACCGCAGCGACGGCGTCATCGTCACTGATGCACACGTGGTCGAGGACCAGAGCAAACAGCCATACGGGACTGTTCAGGTCCAGTTGGCTGACGGCAGCCAAGCCAGCGCTTCAATCATCGGCGTGGATGACCCCAGTGACGTGGCGGTCATTAAAGCGGACCGCTCGGATCTTCCTGCAGCGCAGTTCTCGGCAACAACTCCCGACGTCGGGGAGCTGGCCGTGGTGATCGGTACCCCGCTCGGCCTCACAGAGACCGTCACCGCGGGGATCGTGTCGGGGCTTCACCGCAACATGCCACCATCGGCTGAACGGCCGCAGGGGGCCATCGACCTGCTTCAGACCGACGCCCCGATCTCGCCGGGTAATTCCGGTGGTGCCGTCGTTGACGGAAAAGGACAGGTGATCGGGCTGTCCGAGGCGTACCTGCCCCCGAGCTCCGGTGCGGTTGCTATCGGGTTCGTCACGCCGGCTGCCACCGTTACAAACGTCGCGGACCAGTTACTGAAGAACGGGAAGGCCTCCCACGCCGTACTGGGAGTGGTCCCTGCCGATCTGACCCCGGAGATCGTCCAGAGGTTCAACCTGGCTACAACCACGGGGGCACTGGTCATCCAGGTTTCCCCTGACAGTCCTGCGGACAAGGCAGGCATCCGGGCCGGGGATATCATCACCGCGTTCGACGGTCAGAAGATCGCGGGGGTCACCGACCTGCTGGCAGCCCTGCGAAAGGCCCAACCTGGCCAGGAGGTCGGCATCACCGCCCAGCGTGGAAAAGACGCCAAGACCTTTAGCGCAGTCCTCGCGGACACGTCCGGCACCGGATGAAAACCCGAGGACCGTCCGTGTGATGGATGTCAGCGGACAAGTCCGGCGACAAGGTTGATGGTGGTGGCGAGCACAATTGTTCCCAGTACGTAGGAAAGCAGGGCTTGACGCAGTGCGGTGTACCGAGTGGTGCGGGTGGTCAGGGCGGTGTCGGAGACTTGGAACGTCATGCCGATAGTGAACGAGAGGTAGGCAAAGTCCGCGTACCTGGGCGGTTCGCTCTTATTAAAGTCCACTCCATCGTTTGCCTGAAAGTAGAGGGTGGCGTACCGGAGCGTAAAGAGCGTATGGACCAGGAGCCATGAGAGGACGACACTTGCCAGGGCAAGGCCAATGATGGCCGCTTTCGTGCCGCCTGCCGCGGAACCTGCATCGAGCAGGATGAGTGCGACCCCGCCGAAGCTGCTCACCGTCGCCGCCAGCACCAGGACATCGGATGCAAGCCGGCCGGGATCTTCCCGGAGGGCATGGGCAGAGGTCCCAGCGGCATCGAGATGCCCGATAACGGACCAAACCCAGACCAAGTAGATGACTGACGCCGCCGCCCACCCGATGGCCGGGGCATAGGCCCAGGAACCCGCAATGCCGACCACCAGTGCAACGGCCGTGCCGCCGGCCGCCATGACAATCAGCCGGACCCGCGTGTTATGGACCGGAGTGCCGAATCGCCGGATGCTCATGAACTGATAATGACATCCCGGGCTGCCTCGCCGGAGGGGACCACCCAAAAAGTTTCCAACCACCGTCCTGCTGCGGGGCCTTGTTCCGGCATCCGGCGCTGCAGGACGGCGGCCTGGACCGTGGAGCGCCATCGATGAGGCGCCATTGTGCACCCGGTGGGATTCGAACCCACGACCCGTGGATTAAAAGTCCGCTGCTCTGCCAGCTGAGCTACAGGTGCATTTCGCCCTGGCGAGGCGGCCCCCGTCGATACCGGGGGGCCGCCGTGCCTGGAGCTACGCGGCAATCCGGCGGTGGGCCTCCCTGGCTTCCACTGGGATCCTGCGCGCTTTGGCCGTCTCCTTGACCGGAATCCGAAGAGTCAGGACGCCGTCGTCGTAGGATGCCTTAATTTTCTCCGTGTCCAGCGCCGCGCCGAGGATCAGTTGGCGGCTGAATACCCCGCGCGGCCGCTCCGCAGCAGGTCAAAAGCCACCATGAATGCCTGGTCCTCCCGCCACGCATCCATGGGCATCGCCGCCGGCCGCGCAGCCGTACCGAGGACCTGTTGGGCCAGCCTGTCCAGCTCGCGGAACGGATCGGTTTGCATCAACATGACTTCCCTCCTCGTCAGAGATGGGCCACCACATTCCCCCAGCCGATCTATATTGGCTGGTATAGATTTTTTACCACCGCTTTAACCACTCATCAAGAGGTGACTGAAGATTTTCCCCGATTCTCAGGGGACCTAGAGGCGCCGCCACACCCAAGGCTCGCGGGGAAGATCCAGCGTCCGGAACGCGGAGAGCGCAGATTCCAAAGTCCCGCCCGGCAGCCCCAGGGACTGCAGGATAAGATCGCGGACTCCCGCAGCGGCGACTCCTTCGCGGGACAGATCGGCCAGCGTCACCGCACCGTCGCGCTTGGCCAGCCGGGCGCCGTCGGCATTCACTACCAGCGGTACGTGCGCATATTCCGGAACGGGCATATGCAGGAGGGACGAAAGATAGGCCTGCCGCGGCGTGGAGGAGAGCAGGTCATCTCCCCGCACCACTTGATCTATGCCCTGGGCGGCATCATCCACCACCACCGCGAGGTTGTACGCGGTCACGCCGTCGTTGCGGCGCAGGACGAAATCATCCACCACACCGGTGAATTCCCCGTGCAGCACGTCCCGCACGGTGTACTCCGCTACCTCCGCCCGCAGCCTGATGGCCGCGGGCCGGTTGGAGCGCCTGAACTCAACCTCGGCCGGATCAAGGTTGCGGCACGTGCCGGGGTAGGCGCCTTGCGGTGCGTGCGGAGCGGAGGGCGCCTCCTGGATTTCGCGGCGCGTGCAGAAGCACTCATACGTGAGGCCCGCTGCGGTCAGCCGCGCAATGGCCTCGCCGTACACCTCGCCGCGGTCCGTCTGGCGCACGACGGCGCCGTCCCACGTCACGCCGATGGCCGCCAGATCGCGGAGCTGCTCAGCTTCCGCACCGGCACGCGCACGGTCCAGGTCCTCAACACGAAGCAGGAAGTCCCGGCCTGTGGATCGGGCGAACAGCCAGGCAAGAATGGCGGTACGGAGGTTGCCAACATGGAGTTCACCGGAGGGGCTGGGGGCAAAGCGTCCGGCTCGATTCATATAGCAACCCTACGCACAGGGATAACCGGGGGTCACGTCACGCCCGATGCGGGGCTCCCATGGGACCGGAAGTGACCCCGCGTAGCGGTAAGAGCCTTTGTCGCAGCCAGGAAAACACAAGAGCCCCTCAGCTACCGATGACGCCGGGAGATCCGGCGCCCGGGAGTTCAGGGGCTCTTGTCGTGTTTGCAGGATGACCGTGGTGTGAACAAGTGTCATCAGCGGCGGCCTCCGTGCGGGAGGCATTGTCCAGATTCCGGGTGGTGTGCCGGGGTTCCTGTAAGCCAGCGGTGCCGGCGGTAGCCTCGCACTGCTTTGTTGCCACTATTTGAGCAGACGCCATGCAGTTGGCACAACAGGCATAATGATGAGTAGTCAGACTGATCAATATATGCCGCTGTCACCAGCAGGGAGTGATCACATTGCAGCAACTGGACATCACCGACAAACGGATCCTCAGCGCCCTCGACGAGGACCCCCGGCTCCCCATCATGGTCTTGGCGCAACGCCTGGGCCTGGCCCGCGGCACCGTGCAATCACGTCTGGAGCGGATGAGCGCCTCGGGCGCGCTCCGCCCGAACAGCAGCCGCGTGCTGCCGTCCGCCCTGGGCCGCGGGGTGGCGGCGGCAGTGAGCGCCGAGCTTGACCAAAGCCATCTCAATGAAGCCATCGCCGCACTCCGCGAGATCCCCGAGGTCCTCGAGTGCCACGCTCCCGCCGGTGACACCGACCTGGTGATCCGCGTGGTGGCAACCAGCCCGGATGATCTGTACAGGGTGTCCGAGGAAATCCGCCTCTGCCCGGGGATCGTCCGCACGTCCACCAGCATGTTCCTGCGCGAGGTTATCCCTTACCGGACCACCGGGCTGCTGAAGAGCTAAGCCCTGCCGTGGATGCGGCGGAAAGGAACCGGGCGGCCAAAAACGGTTCCGCCGTCGTCCACGTGCCGCCCGCGCACGAAGCCCGCGCTGCTGTTTACGCCGGCTCTCTACACCGGCCTCCTACACCGGCGGCCCCGCGTTGGCCTTGAGGTTTTTCATCACCAGCGTGGACGTCAGCCGCTCCACCCCCGGAAGTGAAGTGAGTTCGGCGTCGTAGAAGCGCTGATACGCCGGGAGGTCCTCGGCGATAACCTTCAGCAGGTAGTCCGGTGACCCGAAGAGCCGCTGCGCCTCCACGATGTTCGGGGTGTCGGCTACGCGGTTTTCAAAGATCTCCATGGTGGAGCGGTCCACTTGGCGCAAGGTGACAAAGACGATCGCCTCGAAACCCAGTCCGACGGCGGCCGGATCGATGTCCGCCTTGTAGCCGCGGATCACTCCGGACGCTTCAAGGTCCCGCAGCCTCCGGTGGCACGGCGCCACCGTCAAACCCACCTTCGCGGCCAGCGCCGTGGCAGTCATC
The window above is part of the Pseudarthrobacter sp. IC2-21 genome. Proteins encoded here:
- a CDS encoding universal stress protein is translated as MDNPEAKIVVGVDGSDSSVQALRLAARLAPALDARIHAVACWDFPQMYAGYVPPDFDAFEADATQTLTEAIGKAFGPDTPANMTHELVRGPAPAKLVEAAAGAAMLVVGRRGHGGIMGMHLGSVSSACVSHAACPVLVIHSDGRYAPHHLGRDLRAEGENTPAV
- a CDS encoding FAD-binding oxidoreductase; translated protein: MNNNSFLSLQEKVRGSVSTADSPDYDTARAVYNGMINKRPAGILQVSQVADVITAVNFARDEGMDIALRGGGHSAPGFGTCDGGLVLDFSNRRGVRVDPGTATAWSETGATWADFNHATNAFGLATTGGIIGSTGVAGLTLGGGIGYLSRQYGLSCDNLKSADVITADGRFRHASATENDDLFWALRGGTGNFGVVTSLEFALHPVDVVYGGVIIYLLEHAEAVGQLYRDTIAKAPEELGVFLGVHQGPPVPFLPEEYHGRPVVVLVGAWMGEHDEGQRQWQPFFDAAPVAGSFVGPIPYPVLNTLFDPMLPKGLQGYWKAEFLPAMTDEVIKLAKHHGETVPSLQTANHFYPINGAVHRVPKDATAFPYRDVDFAAVIAGMWENPADNDANISWVREYAAGLSEHSAGGAYINFMDTDDQSRTKENYSGNYQRLASIKAKYDPDNLFHVNQNIKPAA
- a CDS encoding ATP-binding protein, translating into MTNWRIRDFHSADLDGILHLWETLKASNVEPVYALSEVLASCEKDHAVVAVQGEQVVGAAVGRAAHDQGWIVFLATLPEYRGRGIGTSLLAAVENRMAPHGLNKLSALMPEAETRVEAFLSRGFALKKNLRYFERTIPVQRQELGALGQLGGRVLARDLWENVAGMRKEKELLERRLVLPLAEADLADEYGVVPPRAVVLFGPPGTGKTTFAKAIASRLEWPFVEVFPSRLASDPKGLAGALRETFLEIAELEHCVVFIDEVEEIASQRSGEPPSPLQGVTNELLKIIPAFREQPGRLLVCATNFIRALDTAFLRHGRFDYVIPIGLPDRQAREAMWQRFIPAAVVDDVDVELLVERTEGFSPADIEYAARSASQRALEKAVYDDGGAASGGSVSVREAVRKGPSTEDYLDAIGETRTTVSAEVHQDFLEDIDSLGRV
- a CDS encoding DUF222 domain-containing protein, with the translated sequence MEGTAADAAFDEVVAAVAVLAELRRRQREDPAGPDPLRRGVDDSLDRLAVISRLEASTAALKVFTTTEYVDGTRALTPPAASPQENTAHEMAAIAELACVLTVSEPNAASLLSTSHRLTTTLPLTLAALQAGTISWQHARVMADETLNLDHAGAAALEAHFLDPDAPNPARGPAGELTPGRFRAKARTWRERHHPDSIEKRHTKSALDRRLEYSPDRDGMAWLSAYLPAIKPPGSMTAPPPPPGNAGPHRNQDPHPTPRRHRRSLAPRRGSRPDPLTESPGPDHRAGVRADGTDRRARHVGRVRAIPPSMARTLIADGAESFHRVLTDPRNGAPLEIGRTSYRVPKAMRQWLRLRDGKCPFPGCNNQSLDNDADHILAWANAGTTGITNLAQPCRKYHRLKHTSPWTPTPASATEPPGWISPTGRHYQSEHPDWEPPTPPDQIVDQLPYRHPVPKPDQIVDQLPSRDRGTSLPESRTESLPEIPIPANPDGESAWLLRRLPNKPVPLGFASVADFLWLVEQPLAGSGARSSSGTTG
- a CDS encoding carboxylesterase/lipase family protein translates to MNAVVTTNQGQLRGSITGGVHRFLGIAYAAPTLGANRFRPPQPLQPWDGIRDADQYGAAPFQLAPPESAGTEWDTGVGGADCLNLNIWTPDPRSAGLPVMVWIQGGAFEIGSTAAYNGTNFARDGVVCVVINWRVGADGFLDLGDGNANAGLLDQVAALEWVRDNITAFGGDPGNVTVFGESAGAMSIGVLLSMPAAEGLFRRAILQSGAAHHEIDTSTAQRTGGLLAALLGVPATRDAVAAVPTRQLLAAQAQLKADLAARPDPERWGQEVVASRMLWQPTIDGATVPGRPIERIAAGSGSAVDVIVGTNTEDWQLFLAITGVIAKVTEADLADSRSVDGFPPLSVYGLPAGVALREYRSHYPASSPGELLAAVETDWWVRIPALRLAEAHEAAALTTGARTYMYEFGWRAPGLGAVHAVEVPFVFDTLDGDSRLFGPLLGPNPPQPLADAMHRAWVSFAATGDPGWPLYERAGRATMFFDTSSGVIHDPRAWERGLWKDVR
- a CDS encoding phosphohydrolase; its protein translation is MSDQHSTEHSATPGFTVETARVLAEVAHNRQKDKLKRPYRDHVIAVGDALADFDDDIRIAGYLHDIAEDTPITRQALLDMGVSERAADIIERVTNRLHDNPDDYQAGIRYIAEDHDAALVKIADNAHNSLPERVKALAEKWPDKPPVTKYRDARPVLYAAVETEEIRKILGRVNPWLLEELDDQLDEEDNTDYENLSYDS
- a CDS encoding S1C family serine protease, yielding MTITTRDGIGSGVIYRSDGVIVTDAHVVEDQSKQPYGTVQVQLADGSQASASIIGVDDPSDVAVIKADRSDLPAAQFSATTPDVGELAVVIGTPLGLTETVTAGIVSGLHRNMPPSAERPQGAIDLLQTDAPISPGNSGGAVVDGKGQVIGLSEAYLPPSSGAVAIGFVTPAATVTNVADQLLKNGKASHAVLGVVPADLTPEIVQRFNLATTTGALVIQVSPDSPADKAGIRAGDIITAFDGQKIAGVTDLLAALRKAQPGQEVGITAQRGKDAKTFSAVLADTSGTG